A section of the Babylonia areolata isolate BAREFJ2019XMU chromosome 31, ASM4173473v1, whole genome shotgun sequence genome encodes:
- the LOC143276186 gene encoding uncharacterized protein LOC143276186: MAFSVSYEGLTRGNIRHIYSYKATSIFTPTPRPFGKTTQFLPQPLSQRYPPRFYDYYPAFNIGLPRAPAFDRLPPGEIQEMVDRMQKPISCQRERDKSQRSKGQARSRRKDKVVRFHSPATDRQDCDAAAEEVENPPPMESDSSAADKAAEVKVRSEEKDKNGVKDSSKVKVKSQKSPEASGDMKSGKHKKRHDRNNNVCTLPPVSS; the protein is encoded by the coding sequence ATGGCTTTCTCCGTTTCTTACGAAGGTCTGACCCGGGGCAACATTCGTCACATCTACTCCTACAAAGCCACCTCgatcttcacccccaccccgcgaCCCTTCGGCAAAACCACCCAGTTTCTGCCTCAGCCTCTCAGTCAGCGATACCCACCACGCTTCTACGACTACTACCCGGCTTTCAACATCGGTCTGCCAAGGGCGCCCGCTTTCGATCGTCTTCCGCCGGGGGAAATTCAAGAAATGGTCGACCGGATGCAGAAACCCATTTCCTGTCAACGAGAGCGAGACAAATCTCAAAGGTCGAAAGGGCAGGCGAGGTCAAGGCGAAAGGACAAGGTCGTACGCTTCCACAGCCCTGCGACGGACCGTCAAGactgtgatgctgctgctgaagaGGTGGAGAACCCCCCTCCTATGGAATCTGACAGTTCTGCTGCGGACAAGGCCGCCGAGGTGAAGGTCAGGTCAGAGGAGAAAGACAAGAACGGGGTCAAGGACAGttccaaggtcaaggtcaagtcaCAGAAATCGCCGGAGGCGAGCGGCGACATGAAAAGCGGGAAGCATAAGAAACGTCATGACAGGAACAACAATGTGTGTACTTTACCTCCCGTCAGCAGCTGA
- the LOC143276110 gene encoding uncharacterized protein LOC143276110, translating into MAFNVSYNDLLRKNIRHIYSSLPSNIRFRCDPEPSVTLNPHDGCVTSYKGFLRQPPGMPEALYRRLWAYSPEYKSAMPRAPAFRCVSASEARVIVDRVSQMTKTHRKRRQSYRPEENEEGDTGEDRSATPLSARGGRRCRSAAEMNALNDRVMRPTTASQIRSDLREGHGLDPVMVVRERSSEES; encoded by the exons ATGGCTTTCAATGTGTCCTATAACGACCTGCTGCGGAAAAACATCCGCCACATCTATAGCAGCCTGCCTTCCAACATCCGCTTCCGCTGTGACCCTGAACCCAGCGTGACCTTGAACCCTCATGACGGCTGTGTGACGTCATACAAGGGATTCCTTCGTCAGCCTCCTGGAATGCCAGAGGCACTGTACcg ACGCCTGTGGGCCTACAGTCCCGAATACAAATCAGCCATGCCTAGAGCGCCTGCCTTCCGCTGTGTGTCGGCTTCTGAGGCTCGGGTCATTGTGGATAG AGTCAGCCAGATGACGAAGACTCATCGCAAACGTCGTCAGAGTTACAGACCCGAAGAGAACGAGGAGGGGGACACAGGAGAGGACCGCAGCGCTACGCCCCTTTCAGCAAGGGGTGGCAGACGATGTCGCAGCGCTGCAGAGATGAACGCGCTGAACGACCGCGTCATGAGACCAACCACCGCTTCTCAAATCCGCTCCGACCTTCGGGAAGGTCACGGCCTTGACCCTGTGATGGTCGTCAGAGAAAGATCGTCTGAAGAGTCTTGA